In Desulfoplanes formicivorans, a genomic segment contains:
- a CDS encoding DUF4340 domain-containing protein yields the protein MNTKIKLLAVLLGVQILLALGLGLSDWRSTTPTQARLVQGVLRDTIDTITLEGPDKEKIVLARKNGAWVLAQRGDFPADTHRVNAMLDRLLGLQTGTPVATTREARARFKVAETSFEKRISLASEGKPRVVVYLGTSPGLRQVHARVDDEDAIYAVHMASYDVPLRPSQWEDKTVLQFPEKEIAGVRLGEVHVRKESKTMSGQSAAVNATNASTVTVWHLEGDEDGQEVNATSVDKLITWLASIRFDEVFDTSSGQEDALEKPVVQFEIEGAHGQNRMYRLFHLPEQKTYVMTHSDRPEYFRLSTNTAEQLMEACEQETWVVDPAKPSHKTVPAGASPREKTT from the coding sequence ATGAACACGAAGATCAAACTCCTGGCCGTATTGCTTGGTGTGCAGATCCTGCTGGCCCTTGGTTTGGGGTTATCCGATTGGAGATCAACCACCCCGACACAGGCAAGGCTTGTTCAGGGGGTCTTGAGGGACACCATAGACACCATCACCCTGGAAGGGCCGGACAAGGAAAAGATCGTTCTGGCCCGCAAGAACGGTGCGTGGGTCCTTGCCCAGCGTGGTGATTTTCCGGCTGATACCCATCGCGTCAACGCCATGCTGGATCGCCTCCTGGGCCTGCAAACCGGGACCCCGGTTGCAACCACTCGGGAGGCACGAGCCCGATTCAAGGTGGCTGAAACATCCTTTGAAAAACGCATCTCCCTGGCATCAGAGGGTAAGCCCCGAGTAGTCGTGTATCTGGGAACATCTCCTGGTCTGCGTCAGGTTCATGCCAGGGTTGATGATGAAGATGCCATCTATGCCGTGCACATGGCATCATATGATGTGCCCCTTCGCCCGTCCCAATGGGAGGACAAAACCGTCCTGCAGTTTCCTGAAAAGGAAATAGCAGGTGTGCGTCTGGGCGAGGTGCATGTGAGAAAAGAATCCAAAACCATGAGCGGGCAATCTGCTGCCGTCAATGCCACCAATGCTTCTACAGTGACCGTATGGCATCTTGAAGGCGATGAAGATGGGCAGGAGGTCAATGCCACATCCGTGGACAAACTGATCACATGGCTTGCGTCCATCCGTTTTGATGAGGTCTTTGATACGTCCTCCGGACAGGAGGATGCCCTGGAAAAGCCTGTTGTGCAGTTTGAAATTGAGGGGGCACATGGTCAAAACAGAATGTATCGCCTGTTCCATCTTCCGGAACAGAAAACATACGTGATGACCCATTCCGACAGACCCGAGTATTTTCGTCTGTCCACAAACACGGCAGAGCAGCTCATGGAGGCATGCGAGCAGGAAACATGGGTCGTTGATCCGGCCAAGCCATCCCACAAGACGGTGCCTGCTGGCGCGTCTCCCCGGGAAAAGACCACGTAA
- a CDS encoding cytochrome b/b6 domain-containing protein, which produces MKKIYLYTRFERFWHWVQALFIFMLLLTGFEIHGTFGLMGFAKAVSLHNLLGITWIILFIFFIFWLFTTGEWRQYVPTTKKLFEVIRYYSSGIFKGQPHPVRKTRGAKHNPLQRLTYLGLTAVLLSLQMLTGFLYYTYNDWKAWGIDGFLDLGVLAAIHVLCGFAILAFVIVHIYMTTTGHTLTAHIAAMFSGWEEVEEGEVESWEVHERT; this is translated from the coding sequence ATGAAAAAAATATATCTGTACACCCGGTTCGAACGTTTCTGGCACTGGGTGCAGGCCCTTTTCATCTTCATGCTCCTGCTGACCGGTTTCGAAATCCATGGGACCTTTGGTCTTATGGGCTTTGCCAAGGCGGTCTCCCTGCACAACCTCCTGGGCATCACCTGGATCATCCTGTTCATTTTCTTCATCTTCTGGTTGTTCACCACCGGAGAATGGAGGCAATACGTTCCAACCACCAAAAAGCTCTTCGAGGTCATCCGGTACTACTCCTCGGGGATATTCAAGGGACAGCCTCATCCGGTCAGAAAAACCAGAGGAGCCAAGCACAATCCCTTGCAACGGCTGACCTATCTGGGACTCACCGCGGTCTTGCTCAGCCTGCAGATGCTCACGGGCTTTTTGTACTATACGTACAATGACTGGAAAGCCTGGGGAATCGACGGGTTCCTGGATCTGGGAGTGCTTGCGGCCATCCATGTTTTGTGCGGATTTGCCATTCTGGCCTTTGTCATTGTCCACATCTACATGACCACCACCGGGCACACCCTGACCGCCCATATTGCGGCCATGTTCAGCGGGTGGGAAGAAGTCGAGGAGGGTGAAGTCGAAAGCTGGGAGGTGCATGAGAGAACATAG